From the genome of Adhaeribacter pallidiroseus:
AGAATTAATTGAGATTTTGCCCGAAAAAGAAGTAGACGTAATAATCATGGACCTTAACATGCCCGTGATGGATGGTTTTGAAGGAACGAAGTACATTAAGGAAAATCATCCGGATAAAAAAGTATTGGTTCTTTCTATGTTGGATAATGAAAATTACATTTCCAAAGTGATGGATGCCGGTGCATCGGGTTATATTTTAAAAAATACCGGCCGCGAAGAAATGATTTACGCCATTACAACCATTGCCGCAGGCAATCTTTTTATTTGTACCGAAATTGCCTTAAATCTTTTAAAACGCGTGCAATCATCGACAGCCAAAATAGAAAATAATGGTACACGTCAACCTGGTGATCTGTCTAAAAGGGAAATAGAAGTTTTGCGATTAATTGCGGAAGGATTAACAAATGCCGAAATTGCGGATAAACTATTTACCAGTAAACGCACTATTGAATCGCACCGACAACATTTAATAGAGAAAACGCAGGCTAAAAACACAGCTGCATTAGTAAAATTTGCTCTTGAAAAGGGTATTATCGATTAAGTACAATTAGTATTAACTAGTATAAGGATTAAGAGGAGTAAACTACAGTTATAAAAAAGCCTGAATGGGTATACCCATTCAGGCTTTTTTATAAAAAGAGGTAACGAGCGGATTCGAACCGCTG
Proteins encoded in this window:
- a CDS encoding response regulator transcription factor — protein: MIHILLVDDHKIIRDGIKSLLKDEATIEVVGEASNAQELIEILPEKEVDVIIMDLNMPVMDGFEGTKYIKENHPDKKVLVLSMLDNENYISKVMDAGASGYILKNTGREEMIYAITTIAAGNLFICTEIALNLLKRVQSSTAKIENNGTRQPGDLSKREIEVLRLIAEGLTNAEIADKLFTSKRTIESHRQHLIEKTQAKNTAALVKFALEKGIID